From one Anopheles cruzii chromosome 3, idAnoCruzAS_RS32_06, whole genome shotgun sequence genomic stretch:
- the LOC128275710 gene encoding nuclear pore complex protein Nup154, with protein MAEATISTDELEYAGSMLEHHEIVDASQPGLLELMGVSQAGTPTASGKGEFDYQPLSSLSMGLKELHQLSTVNKMPIPPEIMEHFNHVQSHCMMGLFAEIGRAWLTIDTEIYIWTYENARDVAYFDGLDKVIISVGLVTPRPGVFKPEVKYLLVLTTPYEIVVLGVMFNEIITGTPNRTGSGRTVNVGEEMQLMSSPIFVLSTDNVGIMCVHGTDDGRIFLGGCDGSLYEICYQAESNWFTKQCRKVNHSQGLISNLVPGIFKFFSDKDSVDKIAIDNSRHLLYVLMTKGTIEAWDIGPEAGGGVRRLARLTFKDIITSAQMILRSDDSSIYEPITAICALTVTDSSCLHLVAVSKNGIRFYFSTVSLYNQASYMRQQQLSYQQRQHQQQMQQLQQLQQLQQPQQSQLHEPMPPVNYFDHQPSDRPQGLYLMHVRLPLTTATGVRPNAKKSVHAAHSIGGALFMVTSPQQDQDALWMVNSEPFLTQPHFIESESTLPLDGQVLAVANVKQHDRVSIETPLRTAQIPRKVALLTNQGVHIVSVLRAVDILQQLLLTCRGPHNDAVKAYFEIQTEAEACATAVLLACLESFRGTELGDWATQAFVLYGGEPYYETYHPGSGATSGMVGPAITQRPLAFGSSTGSAGYGMDPLATPQSAVVGGRMYMSTPYTVAPVGRGPLQYLQQHQQQHQQQPLQPHGPFSPPSGYVPSSVNTSFNNNNLLPTDAPTLRYSAKHAGLYLHVCRVLRCVWRRKCTDERLHSTIGLLDLGVVLEDLFAIRSFFESVGTIRGALSGFTGARNTLASSTVIGPHTNPAAAGLLLQSPALGSAAGAYGGGLLMPQPYGGAGGAGPVVQQHTTEEASREEKRSLDALSRLIKQACEVIGLWKVICEHQCHLLLGQLLPEQQAAIKACTFRDLIVARPGVCGLLIVTLINSYLADSASIGSISSKLREVCPTLYRHEDAVSHKATEVLLQTRDWTDRERKEERLQMALQLCKSAAPNLPLDTLCQKFTAAGFYTGVIELCSVCAAKKDPNETALHFYQNDNPEGFVAYQNRMQCYGEVKRMLDLVYETNEAGPPGGTEATRYPEPHQGADDTRALVGSKFQTVTAIIAQALQNTDQLLHVAIYEWLLAQKLHSELLEIAEPSLGVFLSRSMAHAPDSLLLADLLWKYHERNGQHTQAAQILDKLAHFQGGDGLDLGKRIEYLARAVMCMRSEAVGFSAHNGVLLKELEDKLEVAQIQRQVSDALTMLLARTSDPALGSVRDALQQLNGSLYNLTQLYSEFAEPYDLWECKLKILNCSHHNDPLLIESVWSHILDRELEVRDGPAERCRRMLAKVQSLALEYDSSGHCFPLAFIVRELEVRCFRSGLFNSPVPEALFEMNLDVDDLLNIYSRLVSMNERIWVTEDDELYLIRSTAALLALIVAQPKQIPLKERRKVMAKSQDLISAALNILYTKPDTQPLIELLRDTQTKLQRVV; from the exons ATGGCCGAAGCGACTATTTCGACCGATGAGCTTGAATATGCCGGCTCAATGCTGGAACATCACGAGATTGTTGACGCATCCCAACCCGGTCTGTTGGAG CTGATGGGTGTTTCGCAGGCCGGAACACCGACGGCTAGTGGGAAAGGCGAATTCGACTATCAACCCCTGTCCAGCTTATCGATGGGACTGAAAGAACTGCACCAGCTGTCCACGGTTAACAAAATGCCGATACCGCCCGAGATTATGGAACACTTTAACC ATGTACAGAGTCACTGCATGATGGGACTGTTTGCCGAGATTGGCCGAGCGTGGTTAACGATCGATACAGAAATCTAC ATCTGGACCTACGAGAATGCTCGCGACGTAGCCTACTTTGACGGGCTGGACAAAGTGATTATCAGCGTGGGGTTGGTGACCCCGCGCCCAGGTGTATTTAAGCCCGAAGTGAAGTACCTTCTCGTACTGACCACACCGTACGAGATCGTGGTGCTGGGAGTGATGTTCAACGAGATTATTACcggcacaccgaaccgaacggggtCCGGCCGCACTGTCAACGTGGGCGAAGAGATGCAACTGATGAGCTCACCGATCTTTGTGCTCAGCACCGACAATGTGGGCATCATGTGCGTACACGGTACCGACGATGGCCGCATCTTTCTCGGTGGCTGCGATGGGAGCCTCTACGAGATTTGCTACCAGGCGGAATCGAACTGGTTCACGAAGCAGTGCCGCAAAGTGAACCACTCGCAGGGTCTCATCTCGAACCTGGTGCCGGGAATATTCAAGTTCTTCTCCGACAAGGATTCGGTGGACAAGATCGCGATCGACAACTCACGCCACCTGCTGTACGTGCTGATGACGAAAGGCACGATCGAGGCGTGGGATATCGGACCGGaggcgggcggcggcgtgagGCGTTTGGCACGGCTCACGTTCAAAGACATCATCACCAGTGCGCAGATGATTTTGCGTTCCGACGACTCGTCCATCTACGAACCGATCACGGCCATCTGTGCGCTCACGGTGACCGATTCGTCCTGTTTGCACTTGGTGGCCGTCTCCAAAAACGGCATCCGGTTCTACTTCTCCACCGTGTCGCTCTACAATCAGGCGTCCTACATGCGTCAGCAGCAACTGTCCTACCAACAGcgacagcaccagcaacagatGCAACAAttgcagcaactgcagcagctgcagcaaccaCAACAATCACAACTGCACGAACCGATGCCACCGGTTAACTATTTCGATCACCAACCGAGCGATCGTCCGCAGGGCCTGTATCTGATGCACGTGCGACTTCCGCTgacgacggccaccggggTGCGACCGAACGCCAAGAAGTCGGTGCACGCGGCACACTCTATCGGTGGGGCACTGTTCATGGTTACCTCGCCGCAGCAGGACCAGGACGCTCTGTGGATGGTCAACTCGGAACCGTTCCTAACGCAACCGCATTTTATCGAATCGGAATCGACGCTTCCACTGGACGGACAAGTGCTGGCGGTCGCCAACGTAAAGCAACACGATCGCGTTTCGATCGAAACGCCTCTCCGGACGGCGCAGATTCCTCGGAAGGTGGCACTGCTGACGAACCAGGGTGTGCACATTGTGTCCGTGTTGCGCGCGGTCGAtatcctgcagcagctgctgcttaCCTGCCGTGGGCCACACAACGACGCCGTGAAGGCATACTTTGAGATACAGACCGAAGCGGAAGCGTGCGCTACGGCCGTACTGCTCGCTTGCCTCGAATCGTTCCGTGGCACCGAGTTGGGCGATTGGGCCACGCAGGCCTTTGTGCTGTACGGTGGAGAACCGTACTATGAAACCTATCACCCGGGAAGCGGTGCCACTAGTGGAATGGTTGGCCCAGCAATTACCCAGAGGCCGCTCGCATTTGGGTCGTCCACTGGTAGCGCAGGGTATGGGATGGATCCACTGGCCACACCGCAATCGGCCGTGGTTGGAGGGCGAATGTACATGTCCACACCGTACACAGTAGCACCGGTGGGCCGTGGGCCTCTACAATATCtacagcaacatcagcagcaacaccagcagcaaccactACAGCCACACGGTCCCTTCTCTCCACCGTCCGGATATGTTCCGTCGTCGGTGAACACGagcttcaacaacaacaacctatTGCCGACGGATGCACCCACCTTACGGTACTCGGCCAAACACGCCGGTCTGTATCTGCACGTTTGTCGCGTGCTGCGGTGCGTCTGGCGCCGCAAGTGTACCGACGAGCGACTTCACTCGACGATCGGACTGCTCGATTTGGGTGTGGTGTTGGAAGATCTGTTCGCCATCCGAAGCTTCTTCGAGTCGGTGGGCACGATTAGGGGCGCTTTGTCTGGGTTCACAGGAGCGCGTAACACGCTGGCGTCGTCCACCGTCATCGGACCACACaccaacccggcggcggcgggtttgTTACTGCAATCACCGGCTCTGGGCAGCGCCGCTGGTGCGTATGGTGGCGGCTTGCTGATGCCCCAACCGTACGGTGGCGCCGGAGGGGCCGGACCGGTTGTGCAACAACATACCACAGAGGAGGCATCGCGGGAAGAGAAGCGATCGTTGGATGCACTATCACGGTTGATAA AGCAAGCGTGCGAAGTGATCGGCCTGTGGAAGGTGATCTGCGAGCACCAGTGCCATCTGTTGTTGGGCCAACTGCTGCCGGAGCAGCAGGCCGCTATAAAGGCTTGCACCTTCCGCGATCTGATCGTGGCACGGCCCGGCGTTTGTGGGCTGCTGATCGTCACGCTGATCAACTCGTACCTGGCCGACAGTGCCAGCATCGGTTCGATCTCGTCCAAGTTGCGCGAAGTCTGCCCGACTCTGTACCGCCACGAGGATGCCGTTTCGCACAAGGCCACGGAAGTGTTGCTCCAGACACGCGACTGGACCGATCGGGAGCGCAAAGAGGAACGTCTCCAGATGGCACTGCAGTTGTGCAAAAGTGCAGCCCCCAACCTGCCGCTGGACACGCTCTGCCAGAAGTTTACGGCGGCCGGGTTCTACACCGGGGTCATCGAGCTGTGTTCGGTTTGTGcggcaaaaaaggaccccaaCGAGACGGCGCTACACTTTTACCAGAACGACAATCCGGAAGGTTTCGTGGCGTACCAGAACCGCATGCAGTGCTACGGCGAGGTCAAGCGTATGCTGGATCTGGTGtacgaaacgaacgaagctGGACCGCCTGGTGGAACCGAGGCAACGAGGTACCCTGAGCCACACCAGGGTGCGGATGATACTCGCGCACTGGTCGGCAGCAAGTTCCAAACGGTTACGGCCATCATTGCGCAAGCGTTGCAAAACACCGATCAGCTGCTGCACGTGGCCATTTACGAGTGGCTCCTGGCGCAGAAGCTTCACTCGGAGCTGCTCGAGATTGCGGAACCGTCGCTCGGTGTGTTTCTGAGCCGATCGATGGCACACGCCCCGGACagtctgctgctggcggatcTGCTGTGGAAGTATCACGAGCGCAACGGACAGCACACCCAGGCCGCACAGATCCTCGATAAGCTCGCTCACTTCCAGGGTGGCGACGGACTCGATCTTGGCAAGCGCATCGAGTATCTGGCCCGGGCCGTGATGTGCATGCGTAGCGAAGCGGTCGGCTTCTCGGCCCACAACGGTGTCCTGCTGAAGGAACTGGAGGACAAATTGGAGGTCGCACAAATCCAGCGACAGGTGAGCGACGCACTCACGATGCTGCTGGCCCGAACCTCGGACCCGGCCCTGGGAAGCGTTCGGGACGCCTTGCAGCAACTGAACGGCTCGCTGTACAACCTGACGCAGCTGTACTCGGAGTTTGCCGAACCGTACGACCTCTGGGAGTGTAAGCTGAAAATCCTGAACTGCTCGCACCACAACGATCCACTGCTGATCGAGTCCGTCTGGTCGCACATCCTCGATCGCGAGCTAGAGGTGCGCGACGGACCAGCCGAACGCTGCCGACGGATGCTGGCGAAGGTACAGAGTCTGGCCCTCGAGTACGACAGTTCGGGTCACTGCTTTCCGCTGGCCTTCATTGTCCGCGAGCTCGAAGTGCGCTGCTTCCGGTCGGGACTTTTCAATTCACCCGTTCCGGAGGCGCTGTTCGAGATGAACCTCGACGTCGACGATCTACTCAACATCTACTCCAG ACTGGTGTCGATGAATGAACGCATCTGGGTGACGGAGGACGACGAACTGTACCTCATCCGATCGACGGCTGCACTCCTGGCCCTGATTGTCGCCCAACCGAAGCAGATACCGCTGAAGGAGCGCCGCAAGGTGATGGCCAAATCGCAGGACCTCATCTCGGCCGCTCTCAACATCCTCTACACGAAGCCGGACACGCAGCCACTGATCGAGTTACTGCGCGACACGCAAACGAAGCTGCAACGCGTTGTTTGA